One Lutra lutra chromosome 7, mLutLut1.2, whole genome shotgun sequence DNA window includes the following coding sequences:
- the PYGO1 gene encoding pygopus homolog 1 — translation MSAEQEKDPISLKRVRGGDSGLDGLGGPGVQLGSPDKKKRKTNTQGPFPPLSEYAPPPNPNSDHLVAANPFDDNYNTISYKPLPSSNPYLGPGYPGFGGYSTFRMPPHVPPRMSSPYCGPYSLRNQPHPFPQNPLGMGFNRPHAFNFGPHDNSSFGNPSYNNALSQNVNMPNQHFRQNPAENFNQIPPQNANQVSNPDLSSNFVPGNNANFTSPLESNHSFIPPPNTFSQAKAPPQKQDFSQGATKNTNQNSSAHPPHLNMDDTVNQSNIELKNVNRNNAVNQENSRSSTTEATNNSHANGTQNKPRQPRGAPDTCTTEKSNKSSLHPSRHGHSSSDPVYPCGICTNEVNDDQDAILCEASCQKWFHRICTGMTETAYGLLTAEASAVWGCDTCMADKDVQLMRTRETFGPPAVGSDA, via the exons gtggtGATAGTGGACTGGATGGGTTAGGAGGACCAGGTGTACAACTAGGAAGCCCTGACAAGAAAAAACGCAAGACAAATACACAG GGGCCTTTTCCTCCATTGTCTGAGTATGCTCCACCACCGAATCCAAACTCTGACCATCTAGTGGCTGCTAACCCATTTGATGACAACTATAATACTATTTCCTATAAACCACTACCTTCATCAAATCCATATCTTGGCCCTGGTTATCCTGGCTTTGGAGGCTATAGCACATTCAGAATGCCACCTCACGTACCTCCAAGAATGTCTTCCCCATACTGTGGTCCTTACTCACTCAGGAATCAGCCACACCCATTTCCTCAGAATCCTTTGGGCATGGGTTTTAATCGACCTCATGCTTTTAACTTTGGGCCACATGATAATTCAAGCTTTGGAAACCCTTCCTATAATAATGCACTAAGTCAGAATGTTAATATGCCTAATCAACATTTTCGACAAAATCCTGCTGAAAACTTCAATCAGATTCCTCCACAGAATGCTAACCAAGTTTCTAACCCTGATTTGTCATCTAACTTTGTCCCTGGAAATAATGCAAATTTTACTTCTCCATTAGAATCTAATCATTCTTTTATTCCTCCCCCAAACACTTTCAGTCAAGCAAAAGCACCACCCCAAAAACAAGACTTTAGTCAAGGAGCAACCAAAAATACTAATCAAAATTCCTCTGCTCATCCGCCTCACTTAAATATGGATGACACAGTGAATCAGAGTAATATcgaattaaaaaatgttaatcgAAATAATGCAGTAAATCAAGAGAATAGCCGTTCGAGTACCACAGAAGCTACAAATAACAGCCATGCGAATGGGACACAGAATAAGCCGCGACAACCTAGAGGTGCCCCAGATACCTGCACCACTGAAAAAAGCAATAAATCCTCTCTTCACCCAAGCCGTCATGGCCATTCTTCTTCTGACCCAGTGTATCCTTGTGGAATTTGTACAAATGAAGTGAATGATGATCAGGATGCCATCTTGTGTGAAGCCTCTTGTCAGAAATGGTTTCATCGGATCTGCACTGGAATGACTGAAACCGCTTATGGCCTCCTAACTGCAGAGGCCTCAGCAGTATGGGGCTGTGACACCTGTATGGCTGACAAGGATGTCCAGTTGATGCGCACTCGAGAGACTTTTGGTCCACCTGCAGTGGGCAGTGATGCTTAA